From the genome of Triticum aestivum cultivar Chinese Spring chromosome 3B, IWGSC CS RefSeq v2.1, whole genome shotgun sequence, one region includes:
- the LOC123066917 gene encoding F-box/FBD/LRR-repeat protein At1g13570 yields the protein MGCKKAKAEATSVLSSDRLSSLPPKIKGNVLSRLNVSEAVRTSTLSSTWRDAWTNMPKISLHDRNFTRTRFVTLVDMVLALQKGTIEEFDISGEKSYHDEFSRGMLMLSRRSPRSVTIKLNSGPRYKISSRVFSIGDLKFLQLKNCIISLPRAFQGFKSLTYLSLNNFSSTDRDIQNLISFCPVLTDLILTTFEGINQLNIQAPKLEYLRVYGDFEDINLEAPNLKVAILYLGHQAKAYQSVPIAHDKENHIKKSLGSLSEIKILGITGSFMKYLSKGRILTKVPAVSAVFTRLENIYLNICFWDRRQVFAAYSLFQNAPNLKKLAVWSYPSSTWDQCQARILEHTLQMQMDHLVTASVGCFRGHDNEVDFVAKLLSWAPALEEVKIEWKCEIDCSIVLAKLLALPRVSARAKVIVTF from the exons ATGGGCTGCAAAAAGGCCAAGGCAGAAGCTACATCTGTTCTGAGTTCAGACAGACTAAGCAGTCTACCTCCAAAGATAAAAGGCAACGTCCTCTCCCGTTTGAATGTCAGCGAAGCTGTTAGGACTAGCACCTTATCGAGTACTTGGAGGGATGCATGGACAAATATGCCAAAAATATCTTTGCACGATAGAAATTTTACGCGAACCAGGTTTGTTACGTTGGTCGATATGGTGCTAGCACTCCAAAAGGGAACCATAGAAGAGTTTGATATATCAGGTGAAAAAAGTTACCACGATGAGTTCAGTAGGGGGATGCTCATGCTGTCAAGGAGGTCACCCAGGTCAGTTACAATCAAATTGAACTCAGGGCCAAGGTATAAGATTTCCTCACGTGTCTTTTCCATCGGTGATTTGAAGTTTCTGCAACTGAAAAACTGCATCATCAGCTTGCCCCGGGCATTCCAAGGTTTCAAGAGCCTAACTTACCTAAGCCTAAACAATTTCTCATCCACAGACAGGGATATCCAAAATCTGATCTCGTTCTGCCCCGTACTGACTGATTTGATATTAACTACTTTTGAGGGCATCAACCAACTAAACATTCAAGCTCCTAAGCTAGAATATCTTAGGGTTTATGGGGACTTTGAAGACATTAATTTGGAGGCCCCTAATCTGAAGGTGGCCATCCTCTATCTAGGTCACCAAGCTAAAGCATATCAATCTGTTCCAATTGCGCATGACAAGGAAAACCATATCAAGAAGTCATTGGGAAGCCTAAGTGAGATCAAAATACTTGGAATCACTGGTAGTTTCATGAAG TATCTATCAAAAGGGCGTATACTTACAAAGGTCCCTGCTGTCAGTGCTGTGTTTACTCGCCTCGAGAATATTTATCTTAATATATGCTTTTGGGACCGGAGGCAAGTCTTTGCTGCTTATTCATTATTTCAGAATGCCCCTAACTTGAAGAAGCTTGCGGTGTGG agTTACCCTTCGAGCACATGGGATCAGTGTCAGGCGAGGATTCTAGAGCATACGCTGCAAATGCAAATGGACCATCTCGTAACGGCCAGTGTTGGATGCTTCCGGGGTCATGACAACGAAGTCGATTTCGTGGCAAAGTTACTGAGTTGGGCACCTGCTCTGGAAGAAGTGAAGATAGAATGGAAGTGCGAAATAGACTGCAGCATAGTTCTTGCCAAGCTATTAGCCCTGCCGAGGGTGTCTGCCAGGGCCAAGGTCATTGTTACATTTTGA